A window of the Lagenorhynchus albirostris chromosome 1, mLagAlb1.1, whole genome shotgun sequence genome harbors these coding sequences:
- the ARRDC4 gene encoding arrestin domain-containing protein 4 isoform X2 — translation MGGEAGSAAAAVVGSEGRVKSLGLVFEDERKGCYSSGDTVAGHVLLEAAEPVTLRALRLEAQGRATAAWGPSAGAAAPAAASEVEYLNVRLSLREPPAGEGILLLQPGKHEFPFSFQLPSEPLVTSFSGKYGSIRYCVRAVLERPQAPDQSIKRELQVVSHIDVNTPALLTPVLKTQEKMVGCWFFTSGPVSLSAKIERKGYCNGEAIPIYAEIENCSSRLIVPKAAIFQTQTYLASGKTKTVRLMVAHVRGNHIASGSTDTWNGKTLKIPPVTPSILDCCIIRVDYSLAVYIHIPGAKKLMLELPVVIGTVPYNGFGSRNSSIASQFFMDMSWLTLTLPEQPEAPPNYADVVSEEEFSRHVPPYPQPPNCEGESCCPMFACIQEFRFQPPPLYSEVDPHPSDAEETQPVSFIL, via the exons ATGGGCGGTGAGGCGGGGtccgcggcggcggcggtggtggGCTCCGAGGGCCGCGTGAAGAGTCTAGGTCTGGTGTTCGAGGACGAGCGCAAGGGCTGCTACTCGAGCGGCGATACGGTGGCAGGGCATGTGTTGCTGGAGGCTGCAGAGCCGGTGACCCTCCGGGCGCTGCGCCTGGAGGCCCAGGGTCGCGCCACCGCCGCGTGGGGCCCGAGCGCCGGCGCCGCTGCCCCGGCAGCCGCCTCGGAGGTGGAGTACTTGAACGTGCGCCTGAGCCTGCGCGAGCCCCCGGCCG GTGAAGGCATCCTCTTACTACAGCCTGGAAAACATGAATTTCCATTTAGCTTCCAACTTCCATCTGA ACCTTTGGTAACCTCATTCTCCGGGAAATATGGAAGTATTCGGTACTGTGTGAGAGCAGTTTTGGAACGACCCCAGGCACCTGATCAGAGCATTAAGCGGGAACTCCAGGTTGTCAGTCACATCGATGTCAACACACCAGCATTACTA ACCCCTGTATTGAAAACGCAAGAGAAAATGGTTGGCTGTTGGTTTTTCACTTCTGGTCCAGTCTCACTGAGTGCCAAAATTGAAAGAAAGGGATACTGTAATG gaGAAGCTATTCCAATCTATGCAGAAATAGAGAATTGTTCCTCTCGTCTGATTGTTCCTAAAGCTGCCATTTTCCAGACGCAGACTTACCTGGCCAGTGGGAAAACGAAGACCGTGCGGCTCATGGTGGCCCACGTGCGCGGGAACCACATCGCCTCCGGGAGCACCGACACCTGGAACGGGAAGACCCTCAAGATCCCGCCTGTGACGCCGTCCATCCTGGACTGCTGCATCATCCGAGTGGACTACTCCTTAGCT GTGTATATTCACATTCCCGGTGCTAAAAAATTGATGCTTGAGCTGCCTGTAGTGATTGGCACGGTTCCATACAATGGTTTTGGCAGCAGAAACTCCAGCATTGCCAGCCAGTTTTTTATGGATATGAGCTGGTTGACGCTGACTCTGCCAGAACAGCCTGAAG caccaccaaattaCGCAGACGTGGTGTCGGAGGAAGAATTCTCTAGACACGTTCCTCCTTACCCTCAACCCCCTAACTGTGAGGGGGAGTCGTGCTGTCCTATGTTTGCCTGCATTCAGGAATTCAGATTTCAGCCTCCGCCTCTTTATTCAGag GTTGATCCACATCCTAGTGATGCAGAAGAGACCCAGCCTGTTTCCTTCATTCTCTGA
- the ARRDC4 gene encoding arrestin domain-containing protein 4 isoform X3, translating to MVGCWFFTSGPVSLSAKIERKGYCNGEAIPIYAEIENCSSRLIVPKAAIFQTQTYLASGKTKTVRLMVAHVRGNHIASGSTDTWNGKTLKIPPVTPSILDCCIIRVDYSLAVYIHIPGAKKLMLELPVVIGTVPYNGFGSRNSSIASQFFMDMSWLTLTLPEQPEAPPNYADVVSEEEFSRHVPPYPQPPNCEGESCCPMFACIQEFRFQPPPLYSEVDPHPSDAEETQPVSFIL from the exons ATGGTTGGCTGTTGGTTTTTCACTTCTGGTCCAGTCTCACTGAGTGCCAAAATTGAAAGAAAGGGATACTGTAATG gaGAAGCTATTCCAATCTATGCAGAAATAGAGAATTGTTCCTCTCGTCTGATTGTTCCTAAAGCTGCCATTTTCCAGACGCAGACTTACCTGGCCAGTGGGAAAACGAAGACCGTGCGGCTCATGGTGGCCCACGTGCGCGGGAACCACATCGCCTCCGGGAGCACCGACACCTGGAACGGGAAGACCCTCAAGATCCCGCCTGTGACGCCGTCCATCCTGGACTGCTGCATCATCCGAGTGGACTACTCCTTAGCT GTGTATATTCACATTCCCGGTGCTAAAAAATTGATGCTTGAGCTGCCTGTAGTGATTGGCACGGTTCCATACAATGGTTTTGGCAGCAGAAACTCCAGCATTGCCAGCCAGTTTTTTATGGATATGAGCTGGTTGACGCTGACTCTGCCAGAACAGCCTGAAG caccaccaaattaCGCAGACGTGGTGTCGGAGGAAGAATTCTCTAGACACGTTCCTCCTTACCCTCAACCCCCTAACTGTGAGGGGGAGTCGTGCTGTCCTATGTTTGCCTGCATTCAGGAATTCAGATTTCAGCCTCCGCCTCTTTATTCAGag GTTGATCCACATCCTAGTGATGCAGAAGAGACCCAGCCTGTTTCCTTCATTCTCTGA
- the ARRDC4 gene encoding arrestin domain-containing protein 4 isoform X1: MGGEGILLLQPGKHEFPFSFQLPSEPLVTSFSGKYGSIRYCVRAVLERPQAPDQSIKRELQVVSHIDVNTPALLTPVLKTQEKMVGCWFFTSGPVSLSAKIERKGYCNGEAIPIYAEIENCSSRLIVPKAAIFQTQTYLASGKTKTVRLMVAHVRGNHIASGSTDTWNGKTLKIPPVTPSILDCCIIRVDYSLAVYIHIPGAKKLMLELPVVIGTVPYNGFGSRNSSIASQFFMDMSWLTLTLPEQPEAPPNYADVVSEEEFSRHVPPYPQPPNCEGESCCPMFACIQEFRFQPPPLYSEVDPHPSDAEETQPVSFIL, translated from the exons ATGGGCG GTGAAGGCATCCTCTTACTACAGCCTGGAAAACATGAATTTCCATTTAGCTTCCAACTTCCATCTGA ACCTTTGGTAACCTCATTCTCCGGGAAATATGGAAGTATTCGGTACTGTGTGAGAGCAGTTTTGGAACGACCCCAGGCACCTGATCAGAGCATTAAGCGGGAACTCCAGGTTGTCAGTCACATCGATGTCAACACACCAGCATTACTA ACCCCTGTATTGAAAACGCAAGAGAAAATGGTTGGCTGTTGGTTTTTCACTTCTGGTCCAGTCTCACTGAGTGCCAAAATTGAAAGAAAGGGATACTGTAATG gaGAAGCTATTCCAATCTATGCAGAAATAGAGAATTGTTCCTCTCGTCTGATTGTTCCTAAAGCTGCCATTTTCCAGACGCAGACTTACCTGGCCAGTGGGAAAACGAAGACCGTGCGGCTCATGGTGGCCCACGTGCGCGGGAACCACATCGCCTCCGGGAGCACCGACACCTGGAACGGGAAGACCCTCAAGATCCCGCCTGTGACGCCGTCCATCCTGGACTGCTGCATCATCCGAGTGGACTACTCCTTAGCT GTGTATATTCACATTCCCGGTGCTAAAAAATTGATGCTTGAGCTGCCTGTAGTGATTGGCACGGTTCCATACAATGGTTTTGGCAGCAGAAACTCCAGCATTGCCAGCCAGTTTTTTATGGATATGAGCTGGTTGACGCTGACTCTGCCAGAACAGCCTGAAG caccaccaaattaCGCAGACGTGGTGTCGGAGGAAGAATTCTCTAGACACGTTCCTCCTTACCCTCAACCCCCTAACTGTGAGGGGGAGTCGTGCTGTCCTATGTTTGCCTGCATTCAGGAATTCAGATTTCAGCCTCCGCCTCTTTATTCAGag GTTGATCCACATCCTAGTGATGCAGAAGAGACCCAGCCTGTTTCCTTCATTCTCTGA